The following are encoded in a window of Natrononativus amylolyticus genomic DNA:
- a CDS encoding ROK family protein: protein MDLVALFGIGSTNFHYTIGTPAGDFVTAVSTEPTQPHRLEDQLLETVAELQTTESLDAVAISAPGLVDPEAGCIRKFDTADGAFIDRIDLREPIERTFDLPVYLENDCSASALGEWYFGRRGEYDCVLHLTFGTGIGGGVVEHGTLLRGDSGQAGEFGLVSVDPGSDLESDGVPGAWEAFCSGRGIPEYVAHRLEGEDWAATDSELVHTAVTTDERLSAPDVFAAAAAGDEFARSCLERLGRYNAVGVGALCNAYNPGLVTVGGGVALNNPDWLLEGLEAHLDRFCFVDRPSIEITPLGEEIGLYGALGTFMDREPGVVHRPVSKTSD from the coding sequence ATGGATCTCGTCGCGCTCTTCGGTATCGGGAGCACTAACTTTCACTATACTATCGGCACGCCCGCAGGAGATTTCGTGACCGCCGTTTCGACCGAACCCACACAACCACACCGTCTCGAGGACCAGTTGCTGGAGACGGTCGCGGAGTTGCAGACGACCGAATCGCTCGATGCGGTCGCGATTTCGGCACCTGGACTGGTCGATCCCGAGGCGGGCTGTATCCGGAAGTTCGACACCGCCGACGGCGCGTTTATCGACCGGATCGACCTCCGCGAACCGATCGAGCGAACGTTCGATCTGCCGGTGTACCTGGAAAACGACTGTTCGGCGTCCGCCCTCGGCGAGTGGTACTTCGGTCGGCGCGGCGAGTATGACTGCGTCCTTCACCTCACCTTCGGGACGGGTATCGGCGGCGGCGTCGTCGAACACGGGACGCTGTTGCGCGGGGACTCCGGCCAGGCCGGCGAGTTCGGCCTCGTCTCTGTCGACCCCGGCAGCGACCTCGAGAGCGACGGCGTGCCTGGAGCGTGGGAGGCGTTCTGCTCCGGTCGCGGGATTCCGGAGTACGTCGCCCACCGTCTCGAGGGCGAAGACTGGGCGGCGACCGACAGCGAACTCGTTCACACGGCGGTCACCACCGACGAGCGTCTTTCCGCGCCGGACGTCTTCGCCGCGGCAGCGGCGGGCGACGAGTTCGCCCGCTCGTGTCTCGAGCGACTCGGCCGGTACAACGCCGTCGGCGTCGGCGCACTCTGTAACGCGTACAATCCGGGGCTCGTCACCGTGGGCGGCGGCGTGGCGCTCAACAACCCGGACTGGCTCCTCGAGGGGCTGGAGGCCCACCTCGACCGATTCTGTTTCGTCGACCGACCGTCGATCGAGATTACGCCCCTCGGCGAGGAGATCGGGTTGTACGGCGCGCTGGGGACGTTCATGGATCGAGAACCCGGCGTCGTACACCGGCCGGTCTCGAAGACCTCCGACTGA
- a CDS encoding LamB/YcsF family protein: MTAIDINCDMGESFGNWTMGRDAEVMPYITSANIAGGYHAGDPHVLRETVDLAAEHDVGIGVHPGLPDRMGFGRRTMDATPAEIRDYVVYQLGAVMAFAKRHDLSVQHVKPHGAMYSMLSESEEICRTVLEGVLEVDPSLVYLATDTNIYDVAREYDDLDVVFEGYVDLEYNPDRTLIVEKEIEPKDPELVADRAVSIATRGEVEAADGTTIEVPASSICIHGDGPNAVELLETIHARLDSEGIELARLDEPV; encoded by the coding sequence ATGACCGCGATCGACATCAACTGCGACATGGGCGAGAGCTTCGGCAACTGGACGATGGGGCGCGACGCCGAGGTGATGCCGTACATCACCTCCGCGAACATCGCCGGTGGCTACCACGCGGGAGACCCCCACGTCCTCCGGGAGACGGTCGATCTCGCCGCCGAACACGACGTCGGCATCGGCGTCCACCCGGGGTTGCCGGACAGAATGGGGTTCGGTCGGCGAACGATGGACGCCACGCCGGCGGAGATCCGCGACTACGTCGTCTACCAGCTGGGGGCGGTGATGGCGTTCGCGAAGCGCCACGACCTGTCGGTCCAGCACGTCAAACCCCACGGGGCGATGTACTCGATGCTCTCGGAGAGCGAGGAGATCTGCCGGACGGTTCTCGAGGGCGTCCTCGAGGTCGATCCGAGCCTCGTCTACCTGGCGACGGATACGAACATCTACGACGTCGCCCGGGAGTACGACGACCTCGACGTCGTCTTCGAGGGGTACGTCGACCTCGAGTACAACCCCGATCGGACGCTCATCGTCGAGAAGGAGATCGAGCCGAAAGACCCCGAACTGGTCGCAGACCGCGCCGTCTCGATCGCCACCCGCGGGGAGGTCGAGGCCGCCGACGGGACGACGATCGAGGTTCCCGCGTCGTCGATCTGCATCCACGGCGACGGCCCGAACGCCGTCGAGTTACTCGAGACGATCCACGCGCGCCTCGACAGCGAGGGAATCGAACTGGCGCGTCTCGACGAACCCGTCTGA
- a CDS encoding Eco57I restriction-modification methylase domain-containing protein yields the protein MQTALTYRTNRDLFSNYYLNEHLPETEAWHEISEDELQDAYDEINELFEREKSTAPKRNESQLEEKFIRPMFRKLGVPFEVEESTSRTQRRPDYGFFESEKAAQNAFTRREEGGDFYEDAVAVADAKRWGRPLDTRGSGEHERDFENPSYQIHVYLQETPAQWAVLTDGKKWRLYYGPTSHRLDSYYEIDLATVLEKGDLQDFKYFYLFFRHEAFLEDASGDCFLDDVYGESNVFAQELGEDLQDNIYEAIQTLAEGYLEYPENDLDEAALELIHDSSLIYLYRLIFVLYAEAEGRDLLDTNNEIYEQSYSLNSLKQEVAEELDSADPKYQSWQNAIGAQLDGLFKLVDQGSEARGIPKGDLYIPAYNGGLFRTDPDDDDRPEARFLATHNVGDAYLARVIELLTRSQNDGGKIFVDYSSLDVRHLGSIYEGLLEYQLNIAHEPLALENGEYVIPDEDDEIVVEEGEVYLTTGSGERKSTGSYYTPEYIVEYIVENTLGPLVDDIRERLVGQSAFDEGGFAAEFAEEVFELKILDPAMGSGHFLTGAVDYLAREIIDAQEKQVAQQGVETVDKDRDINWARRQVAQRCIYGVDLNPLAVELAKVSLWLRTLAAEQPLAFLDHHLKAGNSLVGSDIEEIEELESAGGGDELNASLADFGVARKGTIEQLMRIYGDFIAIENQELADAKEMESRYDEFEQNKLRQRLQAMANVHTAEDSGLDNLPRDAYEQMAAVLEDDGEWKEIEQMQWFQDAQQWAADTLYFHWRLEYPEVFYEENGSERANPGFDAVIGNPPWVITSDEDLSSYLWQKYQYQSGQPDLYRFFIEQCITLSRSKFSMITPSSWLTIPAASDLRKEIIGSRNLHRTSLVPQSAFEDVDANMCTFTVDLAKSSDEITILDLSETGESTKLREVPFDSLENDSYRITLWANITQRRIVSEMDRGSVSLGEISDRTVGYQLYHTDIHDPEIIDQKSHHSGHKESESYVPEIRSSSLYKYYVDPEADGYVNLSAEFFRIPPEKFRKGDRVLIREITGDDGITAANVERELLFPKSVISLVVENDQYSTGYITALLNSNLLSFEFLVTGEKATQDLFPRLSMSSLDRLSIRKPPVGHLMSTEEMVTNKEFNEDDIIQIHKRSKDTAEFLDMIVEDIKEMKEEAHLLNTDISDYLGSYEWGESIDEMSGVQPSPGISDSVLSETTDSKDKLHIDGAKVKDGDTKTTIYLIARYKPKSPERCKTDRYGYTKTRPIPAFEFIGLDENKNSLLKEFVPYAVSRADGFADFRDNATKQNSLLDRLMKLKLPDLSDVEGGLNRYIETRNRHDELQEKIERRIDLINSVVYELYEISEEDINVVEDAVTKLERS from the coding sequence ATGCAGACAGCGCTTACCTACCGCACGAACCGAGACCTGTTCTCCAACTACTATCTCAACGAGCATCTTCCAGAGACGGAAGCATGGCACGAAATCAGTGAGGACGAACTACAGGACGCGTACGACGAGATCAACGAACTGTTCGAGCGTGAGAAGAGCACCGCTCCGAAACGCAACGAGTCCCAACTCGAGGAGAAGTTCATCCGGCCGATGTTCCGGAAGCTGGGCGTTCCGTTTGAGGTCGAAGAAAGCACCAGCCGGACGCAGCGACGGCCTGACTACGGCTTCTTCGAGTCCGAGAAGGCAGCCCAGAACGCGTTTACCCGTCGTGAGGAGGGTGGCGACTTCTACGAAGACGCCGTGGCGGTTGCAGACGCTAAGCGATGGGGTCGTCCGCTCGATACACGTGGGAGTGGCGAACACGAACGTGATTTCGAGAATCCGAGCTACCAGATTCACGTCTATCTTCAGGAAACGCCTGCACAGTGGGCCGTTCTCACGGATGGAAAGAAATGGCGACTCTACTACGGACCGACGAGCCACCGGCTGGACTCATACTACGAGATCGACCTGGCAACCGTACTGGAGAAGGGTGACCTCCAGGATTTCAAATACTTCTATCTCTTCTTTCGCCACGAAGCGTTTCTCGAGGACGCCAGCGGTGACTGCTTCCTCGACGATGTCTACGGTGAGTCCAACGTTTTCGCCCAGGAGTTGGGTGAGGACCTGCAGGACAACATCTACGAGGCGATCCAGACCCTCGCTGAAGGGTATCTCGAGTATCCCGAGAACGACCTCGATGAAGCAGCCCTCGAGCTCATCCACGACAGTTCGCTTATCTATCTCTACCGACTCATCTTCGTTCTCTATGCCGAAGCCGAAGGGCGCGATCTCCTCGATACGAACAACGAGATTTACGAGCAGTCCTACAGCCTGAACTCGCTCAAACAGGAGGTTGCCGAAGAACTCGATAGTGCCGATCCGAAGTATCAGAGTTGGCAGAATGCTATCGGAGCGCAGCTCGATGGGCTATTCAAGCTCGTCGATCAGGGAAGTGAAGCTCGAGGGATTCCAAAAGGGGATCTCTACATTCCAGCGTACAACGGTGGGCTGTTCCGAACTGATCCCGACGATGACGATCGCCCCGAAGCGCGTTTCCTCGCTACTCACAACGTCGGTGATGCGTATCTCGCACGGGTGATCGAACTATTGACCCGAAGTCAGAACGACGGTGGGAAGATCTTCGTCGATTACTCCTCGCTGGACGTTCGTCACCTTGGAAGCATCTACGAAGGATTGCTCGAGTACCAGCTCAACATCGCTCACGAGCCGCTAGCGCTCGAGAACGGTGAGTACGTGATTCCCGACGAAGATGATGAGATCGTCGTCGAGGAAGGCGAGGTATACCTGACGACTGGTTCAGGAGAGCGGAAGTCTACAGGGTCTTACTACACGCCCGAGTACATCGTTGAGTACATCGTCGAGAACACACTCGGACCACTCGTTGACGATATCAGGGAGAGACTGGTCGGACAGAGCGCCTTCGATGAGGGTGGATTCGCTGCTGAGTTCGCTGAAGAGGTGTTCGAGTTGAAGATCCTCGATCCGGCGATGGGGAGTGGGCACTTTTTGACGGGTGCTGTGGATTATCTCGCCCGTGAGATTATCGACGCCCAAGAAAAGCAGGTGGCTCAGCAGGGTGTCGAGACTGTTGACAAGGACCGAGATATCAACTGGGCACGTCGGCAAGTTGCCCAGCGCTGTATTTACGGTGTGGATCTGAACCCACTCGCCGTGGAGTTGGCGAAGGTGTCGCTGTGGCTTCGAACCCTCGCCGCTGAGCAACCGCTTGCGTTCCTCGATCATCACTTGAAAGCTGGGAACTCACTTGTCGGGAGTGATATTGAAGAGATTGAAGAACTCGAGTCAGCGGGCGGTGGCGACGAGTTGAACGCCTCGCTTGCAGACTTCGGCGTAGCACGGAAGGGCACGATCGAGCAGTTGATGCGGATTTACGGGGACTTCATCGCCATCGAAAACCAAGAACTCGCCGACGCCAAGGAGATGGAGTCCAGGTATGACGAGTTCGAACAAAATAAGCTTCGGCAGAGACTTCAGGCGATGGCTAATGTACATACAGCCGAAGATTCTGGTTTAGACAACTTGCCCAGGGATGCGTATGAACAGATGGCTGCAGTGTTGGAAGATGATGGAGAGTGGAAGGAGATTGAGCAGATGCAGTGGTTCCAAGATGCCCAACAGTGGGCTGCTGATACTCTTTACTTCCACTGGCGACTAGAATACCCCGAAGTATTCTATGAGGAAAACGGGAGTGAAAGAGCCAATCCTGGATTCGATGCTGTAATCGGAAATCCCCCCTGGGTAATCACCTCTGATGAAGACCTCTCATCATATCTCTGGCAGAAATACCAATATCAATCGGGCCAGCCAGATCTCTATCGGTTCTTCATTGAACAATGTATCACTCTCTCCCGGTCTAAATTCAGTATGATTACACCCAGCTCGTGGCTCACAATTCCTGCAGCGTCTGATCTGAGAAAGGAAATCATCGGAAGCCGAAATTTGCATCGGACCAGCCTAGTCCCCCAATCAGCGTTCGAAGATGTTGATGCAAATATGTGTACGTTCACCGTTGATCTTGCCAAGAGTTCTGATGAGATCACGATACTCGATCTTTCTGAAACTGGTGAATCAACGAAACTCCGAGAAGTCCCATTCGACTCTCTGGAGAACGATTCGTACCGAATTACTCTTTGGGCCAACATTACGCAACGACGGATAGTTTCAGAAATGGATAGAGGTTCTGTCTCGTTAGGCGAGATCTCTGACAGAACGGTTGGTTATCAACTATATCATACAGATATTCACGACCCAGAGATCATTGATCAAAAATCCCATCATTCAGGCCATAAAGAATCTGAATCATATGTTCCTGAAATACGGTCATCGTCTCTGTATAAGTACTACGTTGATCCTGAGGCAGACGGATATGTAAATTTATCTGCAGAGTTCTTCCGAATCCCACCCGAAAAATTTAGAAAGGGAGATCGGGTTTTAATCCGTGAAATAACTGGTGACGATGGGATAACTGCCGCTAATGTAGAAAGAGAATTACTATTTCCAAAATCAGTGATTTCGTTGGTGGTCGAGAATGATCAGTACTCCACCGGCTATATAACTGCATTATTGAATAGCAATTTACTTTCGTTTGAATTCCTGGTAACTGGCGAGAAAGCCACACAGGATCTGTTCCCACGTCTCTCGATGTCTTCTCTCGATCGCCTAAGTATACGAAAACCGCCTGTTGGGCATCTTATGTCAACTGAGGAGATGGTGACAAACAAAGAGTTCAATGAGGATGATATAATTCAGATCCATAAGAGATCCAAAGATACTGCCGAATTCCTTGATATGATTGTAGAGGATATAAAAGAGATGAAAGAAGAGGCCCACCTACTTAATACAGACATATCAGATTATCTTGGGTCATATGAGTGGGGAGAATCGATCGATGAAATGTCGGGAGTTCAACCCTCGCCAGGAATAAGTGACTCAGTACTTTCAGAAACCACCGATTCTAAGGACAAGTTACATATAGATGGTGCAAAAGTCAAAGACGGGGATACAAAAACAACGATTTATCTTATTGCACGGTACAAGCCGAAAAGTCCAGAAAGATGTAAAACAGACAGATACGGCTATACCAAGACCAGACCCATTCCTGCTTTCGAATTTATAGGACTCGATGAAAATAAGAATTCGCTCCTGAAAGAGTTCGTTCCGTATGCTGTTTCTCGCGCAGACGGGTTTGCAGACTTCCGTGATAATGCCACAAAGCAAAATTCGCTGTTAGATCGGCTGATGAAACTCAAACTACCTGATTTATCAGATGTGGAAGGTGGGTTAAACCGCTACATCGAAACACGAAACAGGCATGACGAACTGCAAGAAAAGATCGAACGTAGAATAGATCTTATCAACTCCGTCGTATACGAATTATATGAAATCTCGGAGGAGGATATCAACGTCGTAGAGGATGCGGTAACTAAATTGGAGCGATCCTAG
- a CDS encoding biotin-dependent carboxyltransferase family protein produces MRVLDGGLVTTVQDTGRHGHYHIGMPPSGAMDQFAHRVANWLVGNDETDATLEMTYMGADIEFQADAVFAVTGADMQPALEDEPVPTWTAVRAEAGDTLSFEFATEGARTYLAVGGGIDIEPVMGSRSTYTLIGIGGHEGRSLEAGDELPIGEPSTHAEAMVGATIEEADRPDYARAEIDVVMGLCDYRLTDDGRERFLDADWKVSDEADRVGYRFEGPDITDMFEAREQPFGAGSDVTNVVDLGYPVGSIQMAGQPIVLMRDAVTGGGYTTVGTVVSPDRGALSQCRTHSTVTFNAVPVEDALDSRHERDATLERIRDALAERHA; encoded by the coding sequence ATGCGCGTTCTCGACGGCGGTCTCGTCACGACCGTCCAGGACACCGGACGCCACGGCCACTACCACATCGGGATGCCGCCCTCGGGCGCGATGGATCAGTTCGCACACCGGGTGGCGAACTGGCTCGTCGGCAACGACGAAACCGACGCGACCCTCGAGATGACCTACATGGGCGCCGACATCGAGTTCCAGGCGGACGCCGTCTTCGCCGTCACCGGCGCGGATATGCAGCCGGCGCTCGAGGACGAGCCCGTGCCGACGTGGACCGCCGTTCGGGCGGAGGCGGGGGACACCCTCAGCTTCGAGTTCGCCACCGAGGGCGCGCGCACCTACCTCGCCGTCGGCGGCGGGATCGACATCGAACCGGTGATGGGGAGCCGGTCGACGTACACCCTGATCGGGATCGGCGGCCACGAGGGGCGCTCCCTCGAGGCGGGCGACGAGCTGCCGATCGGAGAGCCGTCGACCCACGCAGAGGCGATGGTCGGTGCAACTATCGAGGAGGCGGACCGCCCCGACTACGCGAGAGCCGAGATCGACGTCGTGATGGGCCTCTGTGACTACCGGCTCACCGACGACGGCCGCGAGCGATTCCTCGACGCCGACTGGAAGGTCTCCGACGAGGCGGACCGCGTCGGCTACCGGTTCGAGGGCCCCGACATCACCGACATGTTCGAAGCCCGCGAGCAACCCTTCGGCGCGGGGTCGGACGTCACGAACGTCGTCGACCTCGGCTACCCCGTGGGCTCCATTCAGATGGCCGGCCAGCCGATCGTGTTGATGCGAGACGCCGTCACCGGCGGCGGTTACACCACCGTCGGCACCGTCGTCAGCCCCGACCGGGGCGCGCTGTCGCAGTGTCGAACCCACAGCACCGTCACCTTCAACGCCGTCCCCGTCGAGGACGCACTCGACAGCCGACACGAGCGAGACGCAACCCTCGAGCGGATTCGAGACGCCCTGGCGGAGCGTCACGCATGA
- a CDS encoding DNA polymerase V family protein translates to MGGGTNWQRALILVVVLCVLLAGCGSLDGGPGSDADDTADFEETADDSEVDDTADGTDEDGDADDETAESDDSVEIIPVEESDDESDESDADDADSDETDSGTDDSATTEGDDTSDDDAGDTDDGADADGTDDGAATDDGDGATDADDEDGTTDDGAGDDGTDADDGEADDSTDDAADEDEPREPGQSLLTITVVDSAGEPVEGVEIFGQGDEHEADIPLEFSGETDADGQYTDVIYENEYVIDLDHDEYEGMSVEHVHDGEYEITVTLEPSEPEQSLLTLEVVDSAGESVEGVEVFGQGDEHEADIPLEFSGETDEDGLYTDVIYENEYVIDLYHEEYETKTLEHTHDGEREVTAELEPTSDEGGSENARLGLLP, encoded by the coding sequence ATGGGAGGGGGGACTAACTGGCAGCGAGCGCTGATTCTGGTCGTCGTTCTCTGCGTGCTTCTGGCCGGCTGTGGAAGCCTCGACGGCGGTCCGGGCAGCGACGCCGACGACACGGCCGATTTCGAGGAAACGGCGGACGATAGTGAGGTGGACGACACCGCAGACGGGACCGACGAGGACGGCGACGCAGACGACGAGACGGCCGAGAGCGACGACTCCGTAGAGATCATACCGGTCGAAGAGAGCGACGACGAATCCGACGAGTCGGACGCCGACGACGCGGACTCAGACGAGACGGACAGCGGAACCGACGACTCGGCGACGACGGAGGGCGACGACACGAGCGATGACGATGCCGGCGATACGGACGACGGCGCCGATGCTGACGGCACTGACGACGGAGCTGCCACCGATGACGGGGACGGTGCAACCGATGCTGACGACGAGGACGGTACGACTGACGATGGGGCCGGTGACGACGGAACGGATGCCGACGACGGAGAAGCGGACGACAGTACCGACGACGCTGCCGATGAGGACGAACCACGAGAGCCCGGGCAATCGCTATTAACGATTACGGTCGTCGACTCGGCGGGTGAGCCGGTCGAAGGCGTCGAGATCTTCGGGCAGGGCGACGAACACGAGGCGGACATTCCCCTCGAGTTCAGCGGCGAAACCGACGCGGACGGGCAGTACACCGACGTCATCTACGAGAACGAGTACGTGATCGACCTCGATCACGACGAGTACGAGGGGATGAGCGTCGAGCACGTCCACGACGGCGAGTACGAAATCACCGTCACGCTCGAGCCCTCGGAGCCGGAGCAGTCCCTGCTCACGCTGGAGGTCGTCGACTCGGCGGGTGAGTCGGTCGAAGGCGTCGAGGTCTTCGGGCAGGGCGACGAACACGAGGCGGACATTCCCCTCGAGTTCAGCGGTGAGACGGACGAAGACGGCCTCTACACCGACGTCATCTACGAGAACGAGTACGTGATCGACCTCTATCACGAGGAGTACGAGACGAAGACGCTCGAGCACACCCACGACGGCGAACGCGAGGTGACGGCGGAGCTCGAGCCGACGAGCGACGAAGGTGGCAGTGAAAACGCCCGCCTCGGTCTCCTCCCGTGA
- a CDS encoding SDR family oxidoreductase — MNILVTGGAGFIGGHLAESFTRAGHDVTVLDNLEPFYDLGIKKHNVQAARDAAAEGDGSYEFVEGSATDATLVDDLVAGTDVVYHQAAQAGVRTSVEEPLKVNRYNVDGTLNVLEAARDADVDRVVNASSSSVYGKPEYLPYDEDHPNEPVSPYGVSKLAGEHYVRVYNEIYGLPTVSLRYFTVYGPRMRPNMAISNFVSRCLRGEPPVVYGDGAQTRDFTYIDDVLSANETLLTDGSADGEVMNVGSTDNIDILTLAETVRDAIDSDLEIEFADRHDSDAEHTHADISKANDLIDYEPTRDIREGVDEFIDWYRANRDWYEPLVLNS; from the coding sequence ATGAACATTCTCGTAACCGGTGGTGCGGGGTTTATCGGCGGCCACCTCGCCGAGTCGTTCACGCGTGCGGGACACGACGTCACCGTCCTCGACAACCTCGAGCCGTTCTACGATCTCGGAATCAAAAAGCACAACGTGCAGGCGGCCCGCGACGCCGCCGCGGAGGGCGACGGCAGCTACGAGTTCGTCGAGGGCAGCGCGACGGACGCGACCCTCGTTGACGACCTCGTCGCCGGTACTGACGTCGTCTACCACCAGGCGGCCCAGGCCGGCGTCCGAACGAGCGTCGAGGAGCCGCTCAAGGTCAACCGGTACAACGTCGACGGCACGCTCAACGTCCTCGAGGCCGCCCGCGACGCCGACGTCGACCGCGTCGTCAACGCCTCCTCCTCGTCGGTGTACGGCAAACCCGAGTACCTCCCCTACGACGAGGACCACCCGAACGAGCCGGTCTCGCCGTACGGCGTCTCGAAACTCGCCGGCGAACACTACGTCCGCGTCTACAACGAAATCTACGGCCTCCCGACGGTGTCGCTGCGCTATTTCACCGTCTACGGGCCGCGAATGCGGCCGAACATGGCCATCTCGAATTTCGTTTCCCGGTGTCTGCGCGGCGAACCGCCGGTGGTGTACGGCGACGGCGCCCAGACCCGTGATTTCACATACATCGACGACGTCCTCAGCGCGAACGAGACGCTGCTGACCGACGGCAGCGCCGACGGCGAGGTGATGAACGTCGGTTCAACCGACAACATCGACATCCTCACGCTCGCCGAAACCGTGCGTGACGCGATCGACTCCGACCTCGAGATCGAGTTCGCCGACCGCCACGACAGCGACGCCGAACACACCCACGCCGACATCTCGAAGGCGAACGACCTGATCGACTACGAGCCCACGCGAGACATCCGCGAGGGCGTCGACGAGTTCATCGACTGGTACCGGGCGAACCGCGACTGGTACGAACCGCTCGTGTTGAACTCCTGA
- a CDS encoding acetyl-CoA carboxylase biotin carboxylase subunit, translated as MISSVLVANRGEIAVRILQAAAELGIETVAVYSDADETAKHVRRADEASHVGPSVAAKSYLDQDALLEAAAAADVDAIHPGYGFLAESEAFARRVEDSEFVWVGPPADVMADFGEKTRARAIMDRSGVPVVPGTDEPIDDPDEVAAFADEHGYPVAIKADGGGGGRGLRVVSDPEEIDEQFRNAKREGEAYFDNDAVYVERFLENPRHVEVQVLGDAHGNVRHLYERDCSVQRRQQKLIEETPSPALDAETRAELCEAARAGVAEAGYTSAGTVEFLYEDGEFYFLEVNARIQVEHTITEAVTGIDIVKEQFRIAAGEPLSFEQSEVEPRGAAMEFRINAEDPTEEFAPTPGTLETYRPPTGMGVRVDDGVDEGDRISPFYDSLVGKFVVTARDRTELLARSKRVLEEAEIDGIATTIPFHLAVIEDEVFVESEHTTKYLDRQFDGLDDPDD; from the coding sequence ATGATCTCGAGCGTACTCGTCGCGAACCGCGGCGAAATCGCGGTTCGAATCCTCCAGGCGGCGGCCGAACTCGGGATCGAAACCGTCGCCGTCTACAGCGACGCCGACGAGACGGCGAAACACGTCCGCCGGGCGGACGAGGCCTCCCACGTCGGGCCGTCCGTCGCCGCCAAGAGCTACCTCGACCAGGACGCGCTGCTCGAGGCAGCGGCTGCGGCCGACGTCGACGCGATCCACCCGGGGTACGGCTTTCTCGCCGAGAGCGAGGCGTTCGCTCGCCGGGTCGAGGACTCGGAGTTCGTCTGGGTCGGCCCGCCGGCGGACGTGATGGCCGACTTCGGCGAGAAGACCAGGGCGCGCGCGATCATGGACCGGTCGGGGGTCCCCGTTGTCCCGGGAACCGACGAGCCGATAGACGATCCCGACGAGGTAGCCGCGTTCGCCGACGAGCACGGCTACCCGGTCGCGATCAAGGCCGACGGCGGCGGCGGCGGGCGCGGGCTACGGGTCGTCTCCGATCCCGAGGAAATCGACGAGCAGTTTCGCAACGCAAAGCGCGAGGGGGAGGCCTACTTCGACAACGACGCGGTGTACGTCGAGCGGTTCCTCGAGAATCCGCGACACGTCGAGGTCCAGGTTCTCGGCGACGCTCACGGGAACGTCCGGCACCTCTACGAGCGGGACTGCTCGGTTCAGCGGCGCCAGCAGAAGCTCATAGAGGAGACGCCGTCGCCGGCGCTCGATGCGGAAACGCGAGCGGAGCTATGTGAGGCCGCTCGCGCCGGGGTCGCCGAGGCCGGGTACACCAGCGCCGGCACGGTCGAGTTCCTCTACGAGGACGGCGAGTTCTACTTCCTCGAGGTGAACGCCCGGATCCAGGTCGAACACACGATCACCGAGGCCGTGACCGGCATCGACATCGTGAAAGAACAGTTCCGGATCGCCGCGGGCGAACCGCTGTCGTTCGAACAGTCCGAGGTCGAGCCCCGCGGCGCCGCGATGGAGTTCCGGATCAACGCCGAAGATCCCACGGAGGAGTTCGCACCGACCCCAGGCACGCTCGAGACCTACCGGCCACCGACGGGGATGGGCGTTCGCGTCGACGACGGGGTCGACGAGGGCGACAGGATCAGTCCGTTCTACGACTCGCTCGTCGGCAAGTTCGTCGTAACTGCACGGGACCGGACGGAGCTACTCGCTCGCAGCAAGCGCGTCCTCGAGGAGGCGGAGATCGACGGGATCGCGACGACGATTCCGTTCCACCTCGCGGTCATCGAGGACGAGGTCTTCGTCGAGAGCGAGCACACGACGAAGTACCTCGACCGGCAGTTCGACGGGCTGGACGACCCCGACGACTGA